CAACACTCTTAAGgaggttattttatttaattttcccaTATCACGACAAACAATCTAGAGGCCATGAAATGAAACTCCCAACTTCCATTAAAGATGGAGAATCTTTTACATAATATGATAATATGATATCCAGCTAAGAGCACTAAAAGGTCAGGCGATGAGAGCATCTCAATAGGCTCCTTTCACGTTACTCCACACAACCATATTTGATCGGTACGAGACAAAGAGGTGTCTTTCTATGGGTGGTAATGCCACCCATCTCTTCCATGTCCATATCTTGTGTCTTCATCCCCATTGGCATCTCCCAGTCAAAGCAGTACAAGAGGTTGGCCAGTGTGAACTCCACAGTGGACACTGCCATGGCTATAGCAGGACAGATCCTTCTGCCAGCCCCAAAAGGCAATAGCTCAAAATGCTGCCCTTTGAAATCGATGTCACTGTCCTCAAACCTCTCTGGGTAAAACTCATCTGGGTTCTTCCAGCTATTGGGGTCTCTTCCAATTGCAAATGCATTAACTAGGATTGTTGTTTGTGGGAAGATGTCGTATGTGCAGCCATTGGCATTGATCTGACAGTGCTGCCTTGTCCGGTGTGGAATCAATAGCGGTGCTGCTGGATGCATTCTAAAAGTTTCCTTGACCACCATTTTCAAGTATTTCAACTTAGCAAGATCGTCTCTGTCCACTTTTGGCTTACTTCCAACACAGCTCCTGACCTCAGCTTGTACCTTCTTCATCACTCTGGGGTTTGCCATGAGCTCAGACATCGCCCACACAATTGTCACTGCACCAGTGTCTGTTCCACCAATAAATGTATTCTGAAAACAACAATTCAGGTGTGaaaatcaactcaaaaggaATGAAAACAGAGGAGCAAGAAAGCAGAATTTGTTCCCAACTCAATCAAACAATGATAATTGAGGAAGAAGTATGTGTGTTTTACCAGGAGAATGGCCTTGATATGGTCATTGGTGAGatgaaatgcaaaattttcatcttttgacAATCCTAACAAAACATCAACAAGGTCTTCATGTTCTGGTTTTGGCCTGGTGGGATCAAGATGTTCATCAACAACCATTTGGAAGTAATTATCAAGGTTACGGAAACACTTATTGTGCCTAGCACGAAGTCCTGTCAAAGCATCTATAATCCACCCAACAGATGGAAAGAAGTCCTCGGCAGAAAAACTATCCAGCATTTTCATGGCCTCAACAAGAACATCTTGAAACTTCTCATTCTTGAACTGCTTTCCTCCATAATTCTTACCAAAAGCAAACATATTGAGGATGCCATCCATAagagaaaatatcttctcatgGAGGTCAACTGGATTTGGTGAAGCCTCGGAGAGAGAACTGATCAAATGACTAACCTCTACTTCCCACGCATGCCACAATGAGTGTGCCCTTTTCGCGCTTAGAAGCTCAAGAACGAACACTTTCCGCATCGCCCTCCAGTAATCAGAGTACGGTGAGAAGCACATATCCAAGAAATTGTAAGAAAGTCTCTTGGGGCCTTGGGAGGGGGCCCTGCTGCAGCAGTCGATGTCGTGGGTCTTCAACACTTCTTTGGCCATGTCCGCCGATGAGATCAGTAGGGTGGGAATCCTCCCAAGTTGCAGTAACAGGACAGGACCAAATTCCTGGGAAAGTTTCGAGAGGGAGCGGTGAGGCAATTTGCCCAGTTGGTGCAAGTTGCCTATGATGGGAAGCTTTGGAGGGCTTGGAGGAAGCCTAGCAGCtccttcaatgcctttcttctTCCATCTTTGAAGAAGAAACAGGTAGAGGATAGGAAAAGATAGTATGCCGAGGGCGAGAAGCCATTGATTTGCAGATGATTGAGAGAAAAGGAGCAACATGTTTTCTGAAATCTTCATGGTCATTGAGGGATAAGGTGTGCTTTTATTTGGATATATAGAATTCTATTTAGAGGTGAAGATTGAAGACATGCCGTCATCCTTCTAATTTTTCCTCTTCCCGGTAGGCGCACCCTTTGGACTCTTCTTTCTGCAAGCTGGGAATCTAGGACCATCTCTACTGCGCCCTCGTTTTTTACGTAGCCGCCTTCCCTTACCATGTAGGGACGCTATTATCTAATAATTGTATTCAATGAATGAGCTTGATGATGGTGCTataaatgaattatatattGGAATTTAAGTTCATAGGAAGATTAATTTTCTAAGTGTTGAGAGGTGTATTCAAAATGCAATGATCACTATTGTCAAAAGGTAACTTTATTAAAATGGAACCCTCCACATATCCCTAATGGGCTCACGCCGTGTATATATAGGTGTGTGTAGAAGATATATACCACGATGAGGTGTGATGTGCAACTTTGTTGGGACAATTTTTTTGACACTTAatgttttagatatttattaGACTGTCATCCTTTCCTCAAATTCATCAAAACCACAACAAAGaatctattattttaattgacAACAATAAGGAGAAAATGGTAAAATCAAGGAATTGAAATCAATCTAAAGTTGATCTCAACTAAATGCGCCACGAAATAGGGAAGTTGAAGATACTACGAGAGAGAAAATGCTTAGTATgtgtttctaaaaaatatgaTGTCTTTCTTTAATATGTATCTATCTTCCCGTGTGGAGTAAAGAAGagatttataataatttctttatttatattaattttatcaacttttttctccttttgtttttctataaataattttttttatttatataaaataaaaagcattcctaaataatttcttaattactGTGAATGATTGTAACATTcgttttaaaaattcatttttttcctcaaaattagaattttctCATAGCACATtggaaaagtgaaaaataaagaaattatatagtataaaataattatacttatttgaataaaataatatatttaaaaaaagaaaaagaaaatttcaatcacattatttttccatttttatttttaattaaaataaaaaatattcatcacaataaataataataaccataaaattaatatttactagatttaaaatttaatttttaatttaaaatatgcttattttttaattataatagatGTCACAACGTTaagatctattttttttttcaatatttataaatgtcTTAACTTTCATACCAATATcaaagcatgaaaaaaaaaacatcacggtataattttttttttccactttccGTGCAATTATTTAACAATTCAaggttttaaattaaataattagtaATTTAAAATTGTATCAAAGCCTTGAAGATCGAGCCATTTTGAGTTTAGTATATTTATTTCACATGCATCATTTATTTAGGTGGAGTGCAACTTTTAAAGATTGTCAAAGATATCTTGTTGCATTTAAAGAAGACAATCAAAAGCAAACTATCAGTGGATATAAATCATATGCACGTGTTCGAAACACATTTGGATGTGTACCACTCTCTTAGCGACCGGTGAGTCACCCGATCTGCATATCTGAATAATGCATTAATTAAATG
The sequence above is drawn from the Vitis riparia cultivar Riparia Gloire de Montpellier isolate 1030 chromosome 6, EGFV_Vit.rip_1.0, whole genome shotgun sequence genome and encodes:
- the LOC117915659 gene encoding 2-methylbutanal oxime monooxygenase-like, which translates into the protein MTMKISENMLLLFSQSSANQWLLALGILSFPILYLFLLQRWKKKGIEGAARLPPSPPKLPIIGNLHQLGKLPHRSLSKLSQEFGPVLLLQLGRIPTLLISSADMAKEVLKTHDIDCCSRAPSQGPKRLSYNFLDMCFSPYSDYWRAMRKVFVLELLSAKRAHSLWHAWEVEVSHLISSLSEASPNPVDLHEKIFSLMDGILNMFAFGKNYGGKQFKNEKFQDVLVEAMKMLDSFSAEDFFPSVGWIIDALTGLRARHNKCFRNLDNYFQMVVDEHLDPTRPKPEHEDLVDVLLGLSKDENFAFHLTNDHIKAILLNTFIGGTDTGAVTIVWAMSELMANPRVMKKVQAEVRSCVGSKPKVDRDDLAKLKYLKMVVKETFRMHPAAPLLIPHRTRQHCQINANGCTYDIFPQTTILVNAFAIGRDPNSWKNPDEFYPERFEDSDIDFKGQHFELLPFGAGRRICPAIAMAVSTVEFTLANLLYCFDWEMPMGMKTQDMDMEEMGGITTHRKTPLCLVPIKYGCVE